A single genomic interval of Antechinus flavipes isolate AdamAnt ecotype Samford, QLD, Australia chromosome 1, AdamAnt_v2, whole genome shotgun sequence harbors:
- the SNRNP35 gene encoding U11/U12 small nuclear ribonucleoprotein 35 kDa protein: MNEWMPIAKEYDPLKAGSIDGTDEEPHDRAIWRAMLARYVPNKGVSGDPHLTLFVGRLNLQTTEEKLKDVFSRYGDIRKLRLVRDVVTGFSKRYAFIEYREERSLLKAYRDANGLVIDQHEIFVDYELERILKGWIPRRLGGGFGGKKESGQLRFGGRDRPFRKPINLPVFKSDFYGEGQRERREWSRDRSWDWRARDRDHDRGREKRRQERESSRAWDENERERERDFREERSRGRERKDRERRDRSKERDSKKQREDDKHK, translated from the coding sequence AtgaatgagtggatgcccattgccAAAGAATATGATCCTCTCAAGGCTGGGAGCATCGATGGCACTGATGAAGAGCCTCACGATCGGGCCATCTGGAGGGCGATGCTGGCTCGCTATGTGCCCAACAAAGGGGTGTCCGGAGACCCCCACCTCACGCTCTTTGTGGGCAGGCTGAACCTGCAGACCACTGAAGAAAAGCTGAAAGATGTCTTCAGCAGGTACGGCGACATTAGGAAGCTGCGGCTGGTGCGGGACGTGGTCACGGGCTTCTCCAAGCGCTATGCTTTCATCGAGTACAGAGAAGAACGATCTCTGTTAAAAGCTTACAGAGATGCCAACGGACTGGTTATTGATCAGCACGAGATCTTTGTCGACTATGAGCTAGAACGAATCCTTAAAGGGTGGATCCCCCGGAGACTTGGAGGAGGGTTTGGTGGGAAAAAAGAATCTGGACAACTGAGATTTGGTGGACGGGACCGGCCTTTTAGAAAACCCATTAACTTGCCAGTGTTCAAAAGTGACTTCTATGGAGAGGGccagagggagaggagggagtggTCCCGAGACAGGAGCTGGGACTGGAGAGCCAGAGATCGAGACCATGACAGGGGCCGAGAGAAGAGGCGGCAAGAAAGGGAGAGCAGCAGGGCCTGGGAtgagaatgagagggaaagagagcgGGACTTCAGAGAAGAGAGGAGCAGGGGCCGAGAGAGGAAGGACcgagagagaagagataggagCAAGGAGAGAGACTCCAAAAAGCAGAGGGAGGATGATAAACACAAGTAG